In Chondrinema litorale, one genomic interval encodes:
- a CDS encoding AraC family transcriptional regulator: MSNNIDKVKAIEEIKLYYRPIQPSVQTKDEWITYQEAKPNKEIESFVYCFWQLKTQETLSQPFIYRVVSDGCIDIFFNHNQASENYIMGFCRKYTEFPIGKKFNYIGIRFLPAAFPLIFGVNAKSLSNQSQELKLILPDFSNWISTKIKSTDSFEMIIKSLNEKLIFFIERQSFKYDLRFFNSLNIIFHKNGFLNIEKDLNTGLSPRQLRRVFNFYVGTTAKTFCNVVRFQHILHAKPSKQSIRNNKLYFDVGFFDQAHFVKNFKTFYGVTPSQAFE, encoded by the coding sequence ATGTCTAATAATATTGATAAGGTGAAAGCAATTGAAGAAATAAAACTTTATTACAGACCAATTCAGCCATCTGTTCAAACAAAAGACGAGTGGATAACTTATCAAGAAGCCAAACCGAATAAAGAAATAGAAAGCTTTGTGTATTGTTTTTGGCAACTTAAAACGCAAGAAACACTCAGTCAACCATTTATATACAGAGTAGTTTCTGATGGTTGCATTGATATATTTTTTAACCACAATCAAGCATCCGAAAATTATATAATGGGATTTTGTAGAAAATATACGGAGTTCCCTATTGGCAAAAAGTTTAACTACATCGGAATTCGTTTTTTACCAGCTGCTTTCCCACTGATATTTGGAGTTAATGCTAAAAGTCTGAGCAACCAATCTCAAGAATTAAAATTAATATTACCAGATTTTTCAAATTGGATTAGCACTAAAATTAAGTCTACAGATTCATTTGAAATGATTATAAAATCATTAAATGAGAAATTGATATTCTTTATTGAAAGACAAAGTTTTAAATACGATTTACGTTTTTTCAATTCTTTAAATATCATTTTCCATAAAAATGGTTTCTTGAATATAGAGAAAGACTTAAATACTGGTCTAAGTCCGAGACAACTTCGTAGAGTTTTTAACTTCTATGTTGGAACAACTGCAAAAACTTTTTGCAATGTTGTACGCTTTCAACATATTTTACATGCTAAACCTTCAAAGCAAAGTATTAGAAATAATAAACTATACTTTGATGTTGGCTTTTTTGATCAAGCACATTTTGTTAAAAATTTCAAGACGTTTTATGGAGTAACACCATCACAGGCATTTGAATAG
- a CDS encoding VOC family protein, with product MKLNAGIVTEKLSETKEFYTEKLGFGISFQNDFYLLIHTPDGSSEISFLKPNHPSQEPIFQSPHNGRGVYLTIEVDDVDMVYSQLKNKNIAIEIELRDEPWGDRHFAIVDPNGIGIDFVTYTKTEE from the coding sequence ATGAAATTAAACGCAGGAATAGTAACAGAAAAATTGAGTGAGACAAAAGAATTCTACACGGAAAAGTTAGGCTTTGGCATAAGTTTTCAAAATGACTTTTACCTTTTGATACATACACCTGATGGTTCATCAGAAATAAGTTTTTTAAAACCGAATCACCCTAGTCAAGAACCTATTTTTCAATCGCCTCATAATGGGAGAGGGGTTTATTTGACCATTGAAGTTGATGATGTAGACATGGTTTACTCTCAACTTAAAAATAAAAATATAGCCATAGAAATAGAACTTAGAGATGAACCTTGGGGAGACAGACATTTTGCTATTGTAGATCCAAACGGGATAGGGATTGATTTTGTAACCTACACTAAAACTGAAGAATAA